A single Triticum dicoccoides isolate Atlit2015 ecotype Zavitan chromosome 2A, WEW_v2.0, whole genome shotgun sequence DNA region contains:
- the LOC119358452 gene encoding uncharacterized protein LOC119358452: MADGGDGGAGYLNNHISSSTRTAAADGGGEDVVGGSPPPFKIRKLGAPGTSSVEALDQCEAMAARDGKIGERMNSDEVHGEHEDKTAIQSMPARGEHVDTEMTQFKCGEVADDELHKDKIKNKASPEEMDLGKTTSSISELEIERLCVQMDEMASLMRYRIKPSAPLCSSSSSLETEDQPVIDGIRKELSDLQGSMSKLKSQLKPFWHTYPYEEDYVAPEEEKNPKEKARKQMEDDQEVYDSYLQGLESKVGHFGYATLVSPMHFTHYTPRQVQSDYTTRGITLQIFSFKIANISLDLEWPLLHWPLKAYGVVAARDSVDRKRNVLFHRLRDNFQEITEKDSFLCLTGPSRAISAGSPLEFEVELKLKGGEAKSEDSVLINRKGHYNGYDTHNGFYTVTFDNCLCTTELSLQKLYSGAVQATFLRVGIVKGSQSPFSYGGRVACSSPPQKDGRGPATPTQVVLLDSRYCAGGKMPIGEEDGYLDLSRHVVSVELRTVSVDSEELEETLKVVIEAYSPGGSVQAHVMVRPQYCGISKHKCDLNGSKVKITIAWSPIVSSAFTRKVIL, translated from the exons ATGGcggatggcggcgacggcggcgccggcTATCTGAACAACCACATCTCCTCCTCCACAAGAACtgcggcggcggatggcggcgggGAAGACGTCGTGGGGGGTAGCCCTCCGCCGTTCAAAATCCGCAAGCTGGGCGCTCCGGGTACGAGTTCAGTTGAGGCTTTGGATCAGTGTGAGGCCATGGCTGCCAGggacggcaagatcggcgagcggaTGAATTCGGATGAGGTACACGGTGAGCATGAGGACAAAACCGCCATTCAGTCGATGCCTGCCAGAGGCGAGCATGTGGACACAGAGATGACCCAATTCAAGTGCGGCGAGGTTGCGGATGATGAGCTTCACAAGGACAAGATCAAGAACAAGGCGAGCCCGGAGGAGATGGACCTAGGCAAAACAACTAGCTCCATCTCCGAGCTGGAGATCGAGCGGCTCTGTGTGCAGATGGACGAGATGGCGTCTTTAATGAGATACAGGATCAAACCATCAGCCCCactctgcagcagcagcagcagccttgAGACTGAAGATCAGCCCGTGATCGACGGCATCAGAAAAGAGTTGTCTGATCTGCAGGGCAGCATGTCCAAGCTCAAATCGCAACTGAAACCTTTCTGGCACACCTACCCGTATGAGGAGGATTATGTGGCGCCGGAGGAGGAGAAGAATcccaaggagaaggcaaggaagcagATGGAGGATGATCAGGAGGTTTATGATTCCTACCTTCAAGGCCTTGAATCTAAAGTTGGACACTTTGGATACGCAA CCCTAGTGAGCCCCATGCACTTTACACACTACACACCCAGACAGGTCCAATCCGATTATACTACTCGTGGGATCACCTTGCAGATCTTCTCCTTCAAGATTGCCAACATCAGTTTGGACCTGGAATGGCCACTCCTGCATTGGCCACTCAAAGCGTACGGCGTCGTCGCCGCACGAGACAGTGTGGATCGCAAGCGCAACGTTCTCTTCCACCGGCTAAGGGACAACTTCCAAGAGATCACCGAAAAA GACTCCTTTTTGTGCTTGACTGGCCCATCTCGTGCAATCTCAGCCGGATCCCCTCTTGAGTTTGAAGTTGAACTAAAACTCAAGGGCGGCGAAGCAAAGTCTGAAGACAGCGTGTTGATCAATAGAAAAGGCCATTACAATGGTTATGATACCCATAATGGTTTCTATACTGTCACTTTTGACAACTGTCTTTGCACAACCGAGTTAAGCCTGCAGAAACTGTATAGTGGAGCAGTCCAAGCCACTTTTTTGCGTGTCGGCATTGTTAAAGGCAGTCAAAGCCCTTTCAGTTATGGAGGCAGAGTTGCTTGCTCCTCACCACCTCAGAAAGATGGTAGAGGCCCTGCCACTCCCACCCAAGTTGTATTGCTTGATTCTCGTTATTGTGCTGGCGGGAAGATGCCAATAGGCGAAGAAGATGGTTACCTTGATCTGTCAAGGCATGTTGTTTCTGTTGAATTACGGACAGTGAGTGTAGATTCTGAAGAATTGGAAGAAACCCTGAAAGTTGTCATAGAAGCCTACTCTCCCGGTGGTTCTGTGCAAGCTCATGTCATGGTCAGGCCTCAATACTGCGGCATAAGTAAGCATAAATGTGACCTCAACGGCTCTAAGGTGAAGATTACCATTGCTTGGTCACCTATTGTTAGCAGTGCTTTCACCAGAAAGGTTATTCTGTGA